From the Carassius carassius chromosome 45, fCarCar2.1, whole genome shotgun sequence genome, one window contains:
- the LOC132127170 gene encoding polypyrimidine tract-binding protein 3-like isoform X4, with amino-acid sequence MDGYWASGEPPVSASSCCFTTMSSSTPSTANGTDSKTFKGERSPCDPSRVLHIRRVPIEVSEAEVVSLGIPFGKVTNLLLLKGKNQAFIEMASEEAAITMVNYYTTATPHVRNQPVYIQYSNHRELKTDNLPNQGRAQAALQAVNAVHSGNMTLSGTATGSDGGLMPGQSPVLRLIVENLYYPVSLEVLHQIFSKFGTVLKIITFTKNNQFQALLQYADPMNAHHAKVTLDGQNIYNGCCTLRVEFSKLTSLNVKYNNDKSRDFTRLDLPSGDGQPTLDHSMQTAFGAPGIISSPYPGAAGFAPAIGFHQAGLSMQTMPGALGPLTIPSSAMTGRMTIHGMAPTAIHSVLLVSNLNPESISPHGLFILFGVYGDVHRVKILFNKKENALIQMADATQAQLAMSHLNGQRLHGKVIRVTISKHQTVQLPREGQEDQGLTKDFSGSPLHRFKKPGSKNFQNIFPPSATLHLSNIPPSTTDDFLKDLFASSGYTVKAFKFFQKDRKMALIQLGSVEEAIQALIDLHNHDLGENHHLRVSFSKSTI; translated from the exons TGGGCATCTGGAGAGCCTCCTGTTTCCGCCTCCTCGTGTTGCTTTACTACCATGAGCAGTTCCACTCCATCCACAG CTAATGGCACtgacagtaaaacatttaaaggAGAACGATCTCCTTGTGACCCCTCCCGTGTCCTCCATATCCGCAGAGTTCCCATCGAAGTGTCCGAGGCAGAGGTCGTCTCACTAGGAATTCCTTTCGGCAAAGTCACCAACCTGTTGTTGCTTAAAGGGAAAAACCAA GCTTTTATAGAAATGGCTTCTGAAGAAGCAGCAATCACCATGGTTAACTACTACACCACAGCCACACCCCATGTCCGCAACCAGCCCGTCTACATCCAGTATTCCAACCACCGTGAGCTCAAGACTGATAATCTGCCCAATCAGGGG AGGGCTCAGGCTGCTCTGCAAGCTGTcaatgcagtgcattctgggaataTGACTCTCTCTGGGACTGCGACAGGCAGTGATGGTGGATTGATGCCGGGACAGAGTCCTGTGCTTCGTTTAATAGTAGAGAATCTCTACTACCCAGTGTCTTTAGAAGTGCTACACCAG ATCTTCTCAAAATTCGGAACGGTCCTGAAGATCATTACCTTCACCAAGAACAACCAGTTCCAGGCCTTGCTTCAATATGCAGATCCAATGAACGCACATCACGCCAAAGTG ACTTTGGATGGGCAGAACATCTACAACGGCTGCTGCACTCTGCGTGTTGAATTCTCCAAGCTGACCAGTCTGAATGTGAAATACAACAACGACAAGAGCAGGGACTTCACACGTCTAGACCTACCCTCAGGGGACGGACAGCCCACGCTGGACCACTCCATGCAGACCGCTTTTG gggctCCTGGGATAATTTCCTCTCCATACCCCGGGGCGGCTGGTTTTGCCCCTGCTATCGGTTTCCATCAGGCAG GCCTGTCTATGCAGACGATGCCTGGTGCTCTGGGACCTCTCACCATCCCTTCATCAGCAATGACAGGACGGATGACCATCCACGGCATGGCCCCCACCGCCATCCACTCTGTGCTCCTCGTCTCCAACCTCAACCCCGAA AGCATATCTCCACACGGGCTCTTCATTTTATTCG GAGTGTATGGAGATGTTCACAGAGTCAAGATTCTGTTCAACAAGAAAGAGAATGCCTTAATACAGATGGCAGACGCCACGCAAGCCCAGCTCG CCATGAGCCATTTGAACGGTCAGCGTCTTCATGGTAAGGTGATCCGTGTGACCATCTCGAAGCACCAGACGGTGCAGCTCCCCAGGGAGGGTCAGGAGGATCAGGGCCTGACCAAAGACTTCAGTGGGAGCCCGCTGCACCGCTTCAAAAAGCCCGGCTCCAAGAACTTCCAGAACATCTTCCCTCCCTCCGCCACCCTGCACCTCTCAAACATCCC TCCCTCCACTACGGATGATTTTCTGAAAGACCTGTTTGCCAGTTCTGGATACACAGTCAAGGCCTTCAAGTTTTTCCA GAAGGACCGCAAGATGGCGCTGATCCAGCTGGGTTCGGTGGAAGAAGCCATCCAGGCTCTTATCGACCTCCACAACCATGACCTGGGAGAAAACCACCATCTGCGAGTGTCCTTCTCCAAATCCACCATCTAG
- the LOC132127170 gene encoding polypyrimidine tract-binding protein 3-like isoform X5 codes for MVGIWRASCFRLLVLLYYHEQFHSIHRVPIEVSEAEVVSLGIPFGKVTNLLLLKGKNQAFIEMASEEAAITMVNYYTTATPHVRNQPVYIQYSNHRELKTDNLPNQGRAQAALQAVNAVHSGNMTLSGTATGSDGGLMPGQSPVLRLIVENLYYPVSLEVLHQIFSKFGTVLKIITFTKNNQFQALLQYADPMNAHHAKVTLDGQNIYNGCCTLRVEFSKLTSLNVKYNNDKSRDFTRLDLPSGDGQPTLDHSMQTAFGAPGIISSPYPGAAGFAPAIGFHQAGLSMQTMPGALGPLTIPSSAMTGRMTIHGMAPTAIHSVLLVSNLNPESISPHGLFILFGVYGDVHRVKILFNKKENALIQMADATQAQLAMSHLNGQRLHGKVIRVTISKHQTVQLPREGQEDQGLTKDFSGSPLHRFKKPGSKNFQNIFPPSATLHLSNIPPSTTDDFLKDLFASSGYTVKAFKFFQKDRKMALIQLGSVEEAIQALIDLHNHDLGENHHLRVSFSKSTI; via the exons TGGGCATCTGGAGAGCCTCCTGTTTCCGCCTCCTCGTGTTGCTTTACTACCATGAGCAGTTCCACTCCATCCACAG AGTTCCCATCGAAGTGTCCGAGGCAGAGGTCGTCTCACTAGGAATTCCTTTCGGCAAAGTCACCAACCTGTTGTTGCTTAAAGGGAAAAACCAA GCTTTTATAGAAATGGCTTCTGAAGAAGCAGCAATCACCATGGTTAACTACTACACCACAGCCACACCCCATGTCCGCAACCAGCCCGTCTACATCCAGTATTCCAACCACCGTGAGCTCAAGACTGATAATCTGCCCAATCAGGGG AGGGCTCAGGCTGCTCTGCAAGCTGTcaatgcagtgcattctgggaataTGACTCTCTCTGGGACTGCGACAGGCAGTGATGGTGGATTGATGCCGGGACAGAGTCCTGTGCTTCGTTTAATAGTAGAGAATCTCTACTACCCAGTGTCTTTAGAAGTGCTACACCAG ATCTTCTCAAAATTCGGAACGGTCCTGAAGATCATTACCTTCACCAAGAACAACCAGTTCCAGGCCTTGCTTCAATATGCAGATCCAATGAACGCACATCACGCCAAAGTG ACTTTGGATGGGCAGAACATCTACAACGGCTGCTGCACTCTGCGTGTTGAATTCTCCAAGCTGACCAGTCTGAATGTGAAATACAACAACGACAAGAGCAGGGACTTCACACGTCTAGACCTACCCTCAGGGGACGGACAGCCCACGCTGGACCACTCCATGCAGACCGCTTTTG gggctCCTGGGATAATTTCCTCTCCATACCCCGGGGCGGCTGGTTTTGCCCCTGCTATCGGTTTCCATCAGGCAG GCCTGTCTATGCAGACGATGCCTGGTGCTCTGGGACCTCTCACCATCCCTTCATCAGCAATGACAGGACGGATGACCATCCACGGCATGGCCCCCACCGCCATCCACTCTGTGCTCCTCGTCTCCAACCTCAACCCCGAA AGCATATCTCCACACGGGCTCTTCATTTTATTCG GAGTGTATGGAGATGTTCACAGAGTCAAGATTCTGTTCAACAAGAAAGAGAATGCCTTAATACAGATGGCAGACGCCACGCAAGCCCAGCTCG CCATGAGCCATTTGAACGGTCAGCGTCTTCATGGTAAGGTGATCCGTGTGACCATCTCGAAGCACCAGACGGTGCAGCTCCCCAGGGAGGGTCAGGAGGATCAGGGCCTGACCAAAGACTTCAGTGGGAGCCCGCTGCACCGCTTCAAAAAGCCCGGCTCCAAGAACTTCCAGAACATCTTCCCTCCCTCCGCCACCCTGCACCTCTCAAACATCCC TCCCTCCACTACGGATGATTTTCTGAAAGACCTGTTTGCCAGTTCTGGATACACAGTCAAGGCCTTCAAGTTTTTCCA GAAGGACCGCAAGATGGCGCTGATCCAGCTGGGTTCGGTGGAAGAAGCCATCCAGGCTCTTATCGACCTCCACAACCATGACCTGGGAGAAAACCACCATCTGCGAGTGTCCTTCTCCAAATCCACCATCTAG
- the LOC132127170 gene encoding polypyrimidine tract-binding protein 3-like isoform X1 → MSSSTPSTANGTDSKTFKGERSPCDPSRVLHIRRVPIEVSEAEVVSLGIPFGKVTNLLLLKGKNQAFIEMASEEAAITMVNYYTTATPHVRNQPVYIQYSNHRELKTDNLPNQGRAQAALQAVNAVHSGNMTLSGTATGSDGGLMPGQSPVLRLIVENLYYPVSLEVLHQIFSKFGTVLKIITFTKNNQFQALLQYADPMNAHHAKVTLDGQNIYNGCCTLRVEFSKLTSLNVKYNNDKSRDFTRLDLPSGDGQPTLDHSMQTAFGAPGIISSPYPGAAGFAPAIGFHQAGLSMQTMPGALGPLTIPSSAMTGRMTIHGMAPTAIHSVLLVSNLNPESISPHGLFILFGVYGDVHRVKILFNKKENALIQMADATQAQLAMSHLNGQRLHGKVIRVTISKHQTVQLPREGQEDQGLTKDFSGSPLHRFKKPGSKNFQNIFPPSATLHLSNIPPSTTDDFLKDLFASSGYTVKAFKFFQKDRKMALIQLGSVEEAIQALIDLHNHDLGENHHLRVSFSKSTI, encoded by the exons ATGAGCAGTTCCACTCCATCCACAG CTAATGGCACtgacagtaaaacatttaaaggAGAACGATCTCCTTGTGACCCCTCCCGTGTCCTCCATATCCGCAGAGTTCCCATCGAAGTGTCCGAGGCAGAGGTCGTCTCACTAGGAATTCCTTTCGGCAAAGTCACCAACCTGTTGTTGCTTAAAGGGAAAAACCAA GCTTTTATAGAAATGGCTTCTGAAGAAGCAGCAATCACCATGGTTAACTACTACACCACAGCCACACCCCATGTCCGCAACCAGCCCGTCTACATCCAGTATTCCAACCACCGTGAGCTCAAGACTGATAATCTGCCCAATCAGGGG AGGGCTCAGGCTGCTCTGCAAGCTGTcaatgcagtgcattctgggaataTGACTCTCTCTGGGACTGCGACAGGCAGTGATGGTGGATTGATGCCGGGACAGAGTCCTGTGCTTCGTTTAATAGTAGAGAATCTCTACTACCCAGTGTCTTTAGAAGTGCTACACCAG ATCTTCTCAAAATTCGGAACGGTCCTGAAGATCATTACCTTCACCAAGAACAACCAGTTCCAGGCCTTGCTTCAATATGCAGATCCAATGAACGCACATCACGCCAAAGTG ACTTTGGATGGGCAGAACATCTACAACGGCTGCTGCACTCTGCGTGTTGAATTCTCCAAGCTGACCAGTCTGAATGTGAAATACAACAACGACAAGAGCAGGGACTTCACACGTCTAGACCTACCCTCAGGGGACGGACAGCCCACGCTGGACCACTCCATGCAGACCGCTTTTG gggctCCTGGGATAATTTCCTCTCCATACCCCGGGGCGGCTGGTTTTGCCCCTGCTATCGGTTTCCATCAGGCAG GCCTGTCTATGCAGACGATGCCTGGTGCTCTGGGACCTCTCACCATCCCTTCATCAGCAATGACAGGACGGATGACCATCCACGGCATGGCCCCCACCGCCATCCACTCTGTGCTCCTCGTCTCCAACCTCAACCCCGAA AGCATATCTCCACACGGGCTCTTCATTTTATTCG GAGTGTATGGAGATGTTCACAGAGTCAAGATTCTGTTCAACAAGAAAGAGAATGCCTTAATACAGATGGCAGACGCCACGCAAGCCCAGCTCG CCATGAGCCATTTGAACGGTCAGCGTCTTCATGGTAAGGTGATCCGTGTGACCATCTCGAAGCACCAGACGGTGCAGCTCCCCAGGGAGGGTCAGGAGGATCAGGGCCTGACCAAAGACTTCAGTGGGAGCCCGCTGCACCGCTTCAAAAAGCCCGGCTCCAAGAACTTCCAGAACATCTTCCCTCCCTCCGCCACCCTGCACCTCTCAAACATCCC TCCCTCCACTACGGATGATTTTCTGAAAGACCTGTTTGCCAGTTCTGGATACACAGTCAAGGCCTTCAAGTTTTTCCA GAAGGACCGCAAGATGGCGCTGATCCAGCTGGGTTCGGTGGAAGAAGCCATCCAGGCTCTTATCGACCTCCACAACCATGACCTGGGAGAAAACCACCATCTGCGAGTGTCCTTCTCCAAATCCACCATCTAG
- the LOC132127170 gene encoding polypyrimidine tract-binding protein 3-like isoform X3, whose protein sequence is MRAFVPESEFVLGSRTVPTAALFLHSLCLHCYFTSPLFCSVRWMANGTDSKTFKGERSPCDPSRVLHIRRVPIEVSEAEVVSLGIPFGKVTNLLLLKGKNQAFIEMASEEAAITMVNYYTTATPHVRNQPVYIQYSNHRELKTDNLPNQGRAQAALQAVNAVHSGNMTLSGTATGSDGGLMPGQSPVLRLIVENLYYPVSLEVLHQIFSKFGTVLKIITFTKNNQFQALLQYADPMNAHHAKVTLDGQNIYNGCCTLRVEFSKLTSLNVKYNNDKSRDFTRLDLPSGDGQPTLDHSMQTAFGAPGIISSPYPGAAGFAPAIGFHQAGLSMQTMPGALGPLTIPSSAMTGRMTIHGMAPTAIHSVLLVSNLNPESISPHGLFILFGVYGDVHRVKILFNKKENALIQMADATQAQLAMSHLNGQRLHGKVIRVTISKHQTVQLPREGQEDQGLTKDFSGSPLHRFKKPGSKNFQNIFPPSATLHLSNIPPSTTDDFLKDLFASSGYTVKAFKFFQKDRKMALIQLGSVEEAIQALIDLHNHDLGENHHLRVSFSKSTI, encoded by the exons CTAATGGCACtgacagtaaaacatttaaaggAGAACGATCTCCTTGTGACCCCTCCCGTGTCCTCCATATCCGCAGAGTTCCCATCGAAGTGTCCGAGGCAGAGGTCGTCTCACTAGGAATTCCTTTCGGCAAAGTCACCAACCTGTTGTTGCTTAAAGGGAAAAACCAA GCTTTTATAGAAATGGCTTCTGAAGAAGCAGCAATCACCATGGTTAACTACTACACCACAGCCACACCCCATGTCCGCAACCAGCCCGTCTACATCCAGTATTCCAACCACCGTGAGCTCAAGACTGATAATCTGCCCAATCAGGGG AGGGCTCAGGCTGCTCTGCAAGCTGTcaatgcagtgcattctgggaataTGACTCTCTCTGGGACTGCGACAGGCAGTGATGGTGGATTGATGCCGGGACAGAGTCCTGTGCTTCGTTTAATAGTAGAGAATCTCTACTACCCAGTGTCTTTAGAAGTGCTACACCAG ATCTTCTCAAAATTCGGAACGGTCCTGAAGATCATTACCTTCACCAAGAACAACCAGTTCCAGGCCTTGCTTCAATATGCAGATCCAATGAACGCACATCACGCCAAAGTG ACTTTGGATGGGCAGAACATCTACAACGGCTGCTGCACTCTGCGTGTTGAATTCTCCAAGCTGACCAGTCTGAATGTGAAATACAACAACGACAAGAGCAGGGACTTCACACGTCTAGACCTACCCTCAGGGGACGGACAGCCCACGCTGGACCACTCCATGCAGACCGCTTTTG gggctCCTGGGATAATTTCCTCTCCATACCCCGGGGCGGCTGGTTTTGCCCCTGCTATCGGTTTCCATCAGGCAG GCCTGTCTATGCAGACGATGCCTGGTGCTCTGGGACCTCTCACCATCCCTTCATCAGCAATGACAGGACGGATGACCATCCACGGCATGGCCCCCACCGCCATCCACTCTGTGCTCCTCGTCTCCAACCTCAACCCCGAA AGCATATCTCCACACGGGCTCTTCATTTTATTCG GAGTGTATGGAGATGTTCACAGAGTCAAGATTCTGTTCAACAAGAAAGAGAATGCCTTAATACAGATGGCAGACGCCACGCAAGCCCAGCTCG CCATGAGCCATTTGAACGGTCAGCGTCTTCATGGTAAGGTGATCCGTGTGACCATCTCGAAGCACCAGACGGTGCAGCTCCCCAGGGAGGGTCAGGAGGATCAGGGCCTGACCAAAGACTTCAGTGGGAGCCCGCTGCACCGCTTCAAAAAGCCCGGCTCCAAGAACTTCCAGAACATCTTCCCTCCCTCCGCCACCCTGCACCTCTCAAACATCCC TCCCTCCACTACGGATGATTTTCTGAAAGACCTGTTTGCCAGTTCTGGATACACAGTCAAGGCCTTCAAGTTTTTCCA GAAGGACCGCAAGATGGCGCTGATCCAGCTGGGTTCGGTGGAAGAAGCCATCCAGGCTCTTATCGACCTCCACAACCATGACCTGGGAGAAAACCACCATCTGCGAGTGTCCTTCTCCAAATCCACCATCTAG